In Vanacampus margaritifer isolate UIUO_Vmar chromosome 6, RoL_Vmar_1.0, whole genome shotgun sequence, the DNA window ttgaaaccttaaaacatgccatttacaatcaaacaatGATGGAATCCCAGCTGAGCTGTTGCAGCGGTCAATGAGGAATCTCGACAGCAGATTTCAATGGATTTGTACAGGAGGATGTTATCTCCAGGATGTAATAGAAAGAAATTCCAAGTATTGTTTCTTAAATTGCATGTTTTATGAGAAATAATACATTTCtgttatttgacaatttttttggtgCTGGAaaattccatttattttttattattggtatttttttttatagtgtagtGCAAGTTCCCAGTCTTTGCCTACATCCGTAGACAATGAAGGAAGTGCAGCAAGGACGGACAATGAAGGAAGTGCACCAAGGACGGACAATGAAGGAAGTGCACCAAGGACAGACTTCAACGCAGTACTCGTAAGTATTTGTGaacaatactgtattttgtgtgtaCTTGATAATTCAGACTGAAGAAAATGGTGGTCTAAATGTTAATGATTTGGCTTTGGAAGTAGGGATGTACGATAATGTCGGTGTCCGataattattgaccaatttgacgtcaaacagataaaccagataatgaaGAAATCCGCTGATAGTTATCAGCAATTATCaatcaatttgacatcatagataaaccagataataaagaaatccgccaatATTAATATCATGTCACGTTGCTCCATCTGTTGTGCTCGTGCCCAACCACTCCCCTCTTctatggtagtgtcgcatatttgtcaCGTCGTAATGCGCAcaacctcgtgttcacagacGATGCATtatggcgacatggcagtcgccattgtgggctttctttactgtgtctccccaaaatgttactcttatagttttttgttgcattttttaaacctgactgttttgttttggcaaactccaaATGGATTACTGGTTGtctgaagcagagatatcaagaaaattcagcttcatggtgctttacacaatgtttctttgtatttgtagtaTGTTAGAAttatagtaggactcaaaagtaaacacacacaagttaattttggaaacaattatcaacttacttaaaaaaaagagaaagttttatatcaaacaatttggattttaaatgtttttaaaatatattattattattatatttctatacaaggaattcaaattacgtCCAGGCTATATaaggtgttttcatttatttttgtgagtatttaagtcacacaaatgcctcactcaataatatgacacatcatacaataataataataatacattaaatttGGAGCGCtgatgtatgttctaccactgccagttactacagcaatcagaataataatacaaataaaataaatactggatagatggtgatttgtggcacatatgtcatctataggtaaCTTGTAGACAGTCCCCAGCCAGTTGCTCCAAGATTTTTGTTGCGGGCTAAAATGATCAATAATAGATCAAAGAAATTGcaaatgctattaaaatatatagtgcttaatgctatcatggtCAAAAATCATAGCCATATCTACTACTATATTTACTCTTCAGAATCATCAGctgatctctctgaaaaacatatacttttgtacactttcaaatacGAGAGTATGGggatatatcttcagtttataattctacacatatAAAGACGTGTTTGATGATTGctttacgtcagaaaactgcccaactctaggcttaacatgcatcattcacatacaaatgtcactCCATCGCCTCCATGAGTGTGAgtatatttctttcaacacttttcacacGTTTAGCACttgtgaaataagagaaatacaattgttggcgctattaattacactaagCGAGCGTGTCGCTATGACTTATCGGTATCATTATCGCTGTTATGGAGTCGCAATATGGTTCTTAttggaacagaattgtcaacaaatcgctcctcatggcaggccgtttttcggcaaatcgcgactgttattttttttttattaaggtcattcttgtcaaagttgtcaaaccagttccaggcgaggacgtggactctttgctaaaatcatcaaatatgctaagccttaaggtccagaaggaagaaagacgacacgtccgtcacgtcgtgacacgcttcctgcggcacctccaaaataaaagtcactatatatatatatttcaactgtcaagacacttttattgtgacaaagtccgacaacaacagtgcctctaactgtgcgcaaatgacattttcacagTCTTTCACCGCAAAAAgtcttgtaagcttacttcgagccttgaatctaataaataaattgtaacacAACGCATTTCTCATACAACAACGATAACGTAattaattagttagattagtctGTTTATGACAAAAACTGAGTTACCAAACGCCGTTAGTTTaaacgccgttattcccaacactggcaATACAGTATGGCTTAAGTTACATTAAATTCGCCAGCACCACTTGAAGACCCTGAACATATTGCACATACAAGACTGGAAATAGTGCAGCCAATAGAAAcactacaaaatgaaaataatagacTGCTGTatataaatgaatgcaaatggaacaAATGTTATAATTTAGGCAGTATTTCACCTGTTATTTCTCAGACACATCCTGATCCTAAGTTCACCCTTGGTTTCACTTTGGTTGTAACTCACCTTTCCATCAGTGGTGACTTTATCGATCCTCATCTCTCCGTCACATTCCACCATGTGACACCGCTTATCCAAAATGTGGCCATCAAGCtaaaaagaaatgcaaatgtCTTTAAAGATATCATGGGATGCATGTCATGAATGTGTTTCATTTATCGCACTCGGTGACCTGCCTTGACATACTCGTGGTGGTCCTCCTCCAACACTTCTAGGTCAGCAGTTAGGTAGGCTAATATAGAAAACCGAAAAGAAAGGCACACTTAAATTACAATCACTTGCGCAATCCAATAACATCTATCAGAAATGTGGCCTTGTTCTTGCATAGAGGTTTTTAATCTTAACAAATTACTGCATGGGGCAAAATATTATAAACAGCTCAATTTGATGTAGTCACAGTTCTACAGGACTGCAAACTACAAGCACAAGTATAAACATTGTCAAATTCAAATCTCCCTAGTAAATATACTGAAAACTGAGAAGTGCACATTAATTGACATATTTCTTTGTACACACTGGCCAGTTGTTGATATCCTATAACACGTATCGTAATCATCTGTCAGACTAACAATAATCTAAACAATCATGCAGCAGTGAGAGTGTATGAATGATCAATAATAAACTTTATTAGCAGATATTAAGAGCccccattgattttttttgtgtgcttagaTCGTGATGGCGTGTATCGGCTGGCTTAGGCAAGAATGTTAACGGCCAGTAAAATCGGGCAGGACCCCCTCACCTGTCACTGTCGTTCCACATGGGGAGCCGTCGATGGCCCCTTGGCTTTGTGCATGTACCAGCATACATGGTTGACGGGCTCGGTGGGCAAATTCCACTGGCACGCAGAACCTCCCCAAGTCTCGACCCCCTTCCGGCATGGTCACCAGAGAGTCcgcaaacacacattttgacagctccaCGGGCActggcaaagaaaaaaataaaaagtgtcttTGGGTATAAAACATCACCTGCTAATGTTTAGGTCAGAAGAAGAACtaagtgatgatgatgagctcGACcaaaatatcatcatcatcatcatcatcatcatcatcagcgtgCAGCAGGAGAGTACTTTGAGCATGAGACTCAAACCAAGTGTAAGTGTCAACAGTACTACTaccattttatttgatttttccCCATGCACAgcgcgttattttatttttcaaaaacccAATTCGGTTCTAGTTAACTTTGAAgtacatgtatttaatttttaagactcccttgtttttaaacatttatttaacatttttacttaaGATTATGCGcaatacatttaattgaataattgttCAAGTAGGGCctcttgttttattattttcctatAGTGTGCCATTTTGTAAATCCTCAAAACACATACGGTGCCTCACAATAATAAGTATATAACAGAAATAAAACTTCTGCCTCATTTTTGCCTAACACTGTGACTTACTGCAGTACTTTATTAGTTGAGATTTCATTCCGATTCTGGATGGACCGATCATACATAGTGCCTGATCGTGGTTTGAGCATGTCAACAGGTGCCAAAAACAGGTGGTGGATGTCCTCAGGCGTGCACACACTTCGTGTATAAAGTATACGCTAAGATCGCTTGTGAACTCACCAATATTGGACAAGAACGCCACAGCTTCTTCGGAGGCCACCGTTTCTGAACCGTGCTTGTCTTCTTTGGTCGCCGCTGAAGGAAGAAGAGCTGGAGCCTCCACATCCTGGGGTTCCTCCATTATTGTCCTGTGTTGAAAACAGACTTTGTACCCGTGCTGGGAAGGATGAAAACGTTAACAATGTAATAAGACGGGCGAATGTTCCGCCACACAACTAGTCGACATTGTATGCAGGTCTTTTCTCGGTCGTAAATCCTGCTTTATGTTTCAGAAAACAGACGACAGACGAGttgtcgtattttttttttattcgtaattaatcgcaggacttcTCTAGGTAACTTTAAGGGATTTACCAAAAAAGAGAAAGTTATTTCAGTAATAATGGATGACatcttttttattatatttacagaGTGAGTCATACTAGTGttaatgtaacaaaaaaggacaaactatATACAATGTTTTGAGTGTTTTGGCACACACAATAATGATAAGAAAGTATTTACCAATACAAATAGATCACAAATTTATagatttaaaatcactgtcattgtaattacctttaatattaaacatggaaaatgtaatttaaaaattataagGCACAATGCATATTAATGGACAATTACCGGTAAACATGCCAGATTATAGCTGTCAGATAGTTTAAATTTGCAGCCCCTTGTCaggttgatgtaacattttatatacaaaatcaatttcaaaatagggttaagtCAGACACATACAACACAGGTACACAGTTCATTCGGCGGTAAACATGATCTTTGCACCATCATTCATCTctgctattctcaccagcacactcGTGCCT includes these proteins:
- the LOC144053831 gene encoding ciliogenesis-associated TTC17-interacting protein-like, which gives rise to MEEPQDVEAPALLPSAATKEDKHGSETVASEEAVAFLSNIVPVELSKCVFADSLVTMPEGGRDLGRFCVPVEFAHRARQPCMLVHAQSQGAIDGSPCGTTVTAYLTADLEVLEEDHHEYVKLDGHILDKRCHMVECDGEMRIDKVTTDGKVSYNQSETKGELRIRMCLRNNR